Proteins encoded in a region of the Methanofollis tationis genome:
- a CDS encoding methyltransferase domain-containing protein, which yields MNKGKLNGSVDKEKKRVQGCSLGPVENLEAHVRPEWWRGIFNHLYLKTDGDVVGDALLTGRETDLFCRALGLKADDRVLDLCCGQGRHTLELARRGYRAEGLDRSHYLVQKARAASRQDGLNVRFREGDARKLPYRPDSFDVILLLGNSFGYFESGEDDRRVLEGVARVLTPGGRVLLDIADGGWLKENFQKRSWEWIDKKHFVCRERSLSSDGTRLISREVITRSDHGVIADQFYAERLYTRDEIVALLRAAGFSGVQVHGEIATESGRGQDLGMMERRIIVTAAIAKAWSPAAPGAKAGLKQVAVVFGDPRQRDEIKPDCVFDEDDFFTLNQLKAALGELKGYRFRFLDTHDTLPADLGKLRGSVDYVFNLCDEGYFNDPRMELHVPALLEMFGIPYTGAGPQCLAACYDKSLVRGAAREMRIPVPEAVFLRGGETICDLPFRLPAIVKPNAGDSSFGITERSVAWTVEDLSAAIAGFRDYYGFDRPVLIEEYLTGPDLSVGIVGNPPESYTVLPIIEEDYSALPAGLPRICGYEAKWLPESPYWKITSVKADLPEETEKAIVEWSTRLAVRLGCKDYCRFDWRLSAAGEPKLLEVNPNPGWCWDGHLAKMAGIAGISYPGMIGMILRAAERRILGEERTTGGGE from the coding sequence ATGAACAAAGGCAAATTGAACGGCTCGGTTGATAAGGAAAAAAAGCGGGTGCAGGGATGTTCCCTTGGACCGGTTGAAAATCTGGAGGCCCATGTGCGGCCCGAATGGTGGCGCGGGATCTTCAACCACCTCTATCTCAAGACTGACGGGGATGTGGTCGGGGACGCCCTCCTGACAGGGCGGGAAACCGACCTCTTTTGCAGGGCGCTCGGCCTGAAGGCAGACGACCGTGTGCTCGACCTCTGCTGCGGGCAGGGGCGGCACACCCTGGAACTCGCACGCCGGGGCTATCGCGCCGAGGGTCTCGACCGCTCCCATTATCTTGTGCAGAAGGCGAGGGCGGCGTCCAGGCAGGATGGGTTGAACGTCAGGTTCAGGGAGGGCGATGCGCGGAAACTTCCGTACAGGCCGGACTCCTTTGACGTGATCCTCCTCCTCGGGAACAGTTTTGGCTACTTCGAGAGCGGCGAGGACGATCGTCGGGTGCTCGAAGGGGTTGCGCGGGTGCTCACACCGGGTGGGCGCGTCCTTCTCGACATTGCAGACGGGGGATGGCTGAAGGAAAACTTTCAGAAACGTTCCTGGGAGTGGATCGACAAAAAGCACTTTGTCTGCCGGGAGCGCTCCCTCTCCTCGGACGGCACGCGCCTCATCTCGCGCGAGGTGATCACCCGCTCCGACCATGGGGTGATCGCCGACCAGTTCTATGCCGAACGGCTGTACACCCGCGATGAGATCGTCGCCCTTCTTCGTGCGGCCGGTTTTTCCGGGGTGCAGGTCCACGGGGAGATCGCCACCGAGTCCGGGCGGGGGCAGGACCTCGGGATGATGGAACGGCGGATCATCGTCACCGCCGCGATCGCCAAGGCCTGGTCGCCGGCCGCCCCCGGGGCGAAAGCCGGTCTTAAGCAGGTGGCCGTGGTCTTTGGCGATCCCAGGCAGCGCGACGAGATCAAACCCGACTGCGTCTTCGACGAGGACGACTTCTTCACCCTCAACCAGTTGAAGGCGGCGCTCGGCGAACTGAAGGGTTACCGGTTCAGGTTCCTGGACACCCACGACACCCTGCCCGCTGACCTCGGAAAACTGCGGGGGTCGGTGGACTATGTCTTCAACCTCTGCGACGAGGGGTATTTCAACGACCCGCGGATGGAGCTGCACGTCCCGGCGCTCCTCGAGATGTTCGGCATCCCGTACACCGGCGCCGGGCCCCAGTGCCTGGCCGCCTGCTATGACAAGTCTCTTGTGCGGGGTGCGGCCAGGGAGATGCGCATCCCGGTCCCTGAAGCGGTGTTCCTGCGGGGCGGGGAGACGATCTGCGACCTCCCGTTCAGGCTGCCGGCAATCGTCAAACCGAATGCCGGGGACTCGAGTTTCGGGATCACCGAGCGGAGTGTGGCATGGACGGTGGAGGACCTCTCGGCGGCGATCGCCGGGTTCAGGGATTATTACGGGTTTGATCGCCCCGTGCTGATCGAGGAGTACCTCACCGGCCCCGACCTTTCGGTCGGGATCGTCGGCAATCCGCCCGAGTCCTATACGGTGCTCCCGATCATCGAGGAGGACTATTCGGCCCTGCCCGCGGGGCTTCCGCGCATCTGCGGCTATGAGGCGAAATGGCTGCCCGAGTCGCCGTACTGGAAGATCACCTCGGTGAAGGCTGATCTTCCTGAGGAGACCGAGAAGGCGATTGTCGAGTGGAGCACCCGCCTTGCGGTCAGGCTCGGCTGCAAGGACTACTGCAGGTTTGACTGGCGCCTGAGCGCCGCCGGAGAGCCGAAGCTGCTTGAAGTGAACCCCAATCCGGGCTGGTGCTGGGACGGTCACCTGGCGAAGATGGCGGGGATCGCCGGCATCTCCTATCCCGGGATGATCGGGATGATCCTGCGGGCGGCCGAGCGCCGGATCCTTGGAGAGGAGCGGACGACGGGCGGCGGGGAGTGA
- a CDS encoding UPF0147 family protein codes for MATPQETINVCIQMLQHISDDNTIPRNIRRVADQTKSLLTNEQKSIGLRAAEAISTIDEISNDPNMPVHARTRIWELVSQLESIPLD; via the coding sequence ATGGCCACTCCACAGGAAACAATAAACGTATGCATCCAGATGCTCCAGCATATATCCGACGATAACACGATTCCCCGCAACATCCGCAGAGTTGCTGACCAGACGAAGTCTCTTCTCACAAACGAACAGAAAAGCATCGGTCTGCGCGCCGCCGAAGCGATCTCCACCATCGACGAGATCAGCAACGATCCCAACATGCCGGTTCATGCCCGCACCCGCATCTGGGAACTGGTCTCGCAGCTCGAGAGCATACCTCTCGATTAA
- a CDS encoding Sjogren's syndrome/scleroderma autoantigen 1 family protein: MTALTERKPEDIMADHLLKGEKMLAKECKVCGSPLFEIKGETLCVVCAEQGRGEKRAPPEAPAPELPLLPAAPVGEAGAGIEAAIVSLCARVAEEGDERRCLTLMEAVRAGAEALRLLRQP, translated from the coding sequence GTGACGGCATTGACCGAGAGAAAACCCGAGGATATCATGGCTGACCACCTTCTGAAGGGTGAGAAAATGCTCGCAAAGGAGTGTAAGGTCTGCGGTTCGCCCCTCTTTGAGATCAAGGGCGAAACGCTCTGCGTTGTCTGTGCCGAACAGGGGCGAGGCGAGAAGCGCGCTCCTCCAGAGGCCCCGGCTCCGGAACTTCCTCTCCTGCCGGCCGCCCCTGTCGGCGAGGCCGGTGCCGGTATCGAGGCGGCGATCGTCTCGCTCTGCGCGCGTGTGGCTGAGGAAGGGGACGAGCGGCGGTGCCTCACCCTGATGGAGGCCGTTCGTGCAGGCGCCGAGGCGCTCAGGCTGCTGCGTCAGCCGTAG
- a CDS encoding sensor histidine kinase — MAERGFCPEPAFFPPCGSRLYRIGINGGFVAILAIILIYSILFAAGIAFSHLYYIPLVAIAVWYSNRSIWTAAALSLAYTTVTLYLAFDGYIIDPVMIFLFTLLYLWGMTAVTLFQPRGFQDMTRSTRNNPAFTLERTSFMITSATPAFAALLGYTREALEGMEIGLIWTSDSDRQAFCGMLGRGVEVRNFETVFTGMAGNAVPVLLAGRPDQMEHSCSALDLSSLASYRAARTGEEEATRKIAVEETWRQDFVTTAAHELRTPLQPVLGYLHLLIEDRERYGIGDDAGRLLKICLDNVHRERIIVNRMLELSLLDSGKVACAPEQVHLRGLVCEVLAHHDVGSTAEVRLYIPDDACISVNREQFFLVLESLVLNAVQYNRPPRRVEIAYQEDEDYQAIIVRDNGIGIEPEKLKAIFKPFYLADEQDLSRDYDRMGLGLPIAERYVRLNGGTIAVESRVGEGSTFTVALQKRGGDGI; from the coding sequence ATGGCCGAACGGGGATTTTGTCCGGAACCTGCTTTTTTTCCCCCGTGTGGTTCCAGACTGTACAGAATAGGGATCAATGGCGGGTTTGTTGCAATTCTTGCCATAATCCTGATCTATTCCATCCTTTTTGCCGCCGGGATCGCCTTTTCACACCTCTATTACATCCCCCTCGTCGCGATCGCCGTCTGGTACTCGAACCGTTCGATCTGGACGGCGGCCGCGCTCTCCCTCGCATATACCACGGTGACGCTCTACCTCGCATTCGACGGCTACATCATCGACCCGGTCATGATCTTTCTCTTTACGCTTCTCTACCTCTGGGGGATGACCGCGGTCACCCTCTTCCAGCCGCGCGGCTTCCAGGATATGACGAGAAGCACCAGGAACAATCCTGCGTTTACGCTCGAACGCACCTCGTTCATGATCACCAGTGCAACACCCGCTTTTGCCGCCCTCCTCGGATACACCAGAGAGGCGCTGGAAGGGATGGAGATCGGCCTGATCTGGACCAGTGACAGTGACAGGCAGGCGTTCTGCGGCATGCTCGGCAGGGGCGTCGAAGTAAGAAACTTCGAGACCGTCTTTACCGGTATGGCAGGAAACGCCGTCCCTGTGCTCCTTGCCGGCCGGCCCGACCAGATGGAGCACTCCTGTTCGGCGCTCGATCTCTCATCGCTCGCCTCGTACAGGGCCGCACGGACAGGCGAGGAGGAGGCGACCAGGAAGATCGCCGTCGAGGAGACCTGGAGACAGGACTTCGTCACCACGGCTGCGCACGAACTGAGGACACCGCTTCAACCGGTCCTCGGCTATCTTCATCTCCTCATCGAAGATCGCGAGCGCTACGGCATCGGCGACGATGCCGGCCGTCTCCTGAAGATCTGTCTGGACAATGTCCACCGCGAGCGCATCATCGTGAACCGGATGCTCGAACTCTCCCTTCTCGACAGCGGAAAGGTTGCCTGCGCCCCTGAACAGGTGCACCTGCGCGGCCTGGTCTGCGAGGTGCTCGCCCACCATGACGTCGGAAGCACCGCAGAGGTGCGCCTCTATATTCCAGACGACGCCTGCATCTCGGTCAATCGAGAGCAGTTTTTCCTTGTGCTGGAAAGCCTTGTACTCAACGCCGTGCAGTACAACAGGCCCCCGCGCCGGGTCGAGATCGCCTACCAGGAAGACGAGGATTACCAGGCCATTATCGTGAGAGACAATGGTATCGGGATCGAGCCTGAAAAACTGAAGGCGATTTTCAAACCGTTCTATCTCGCCGACGAGCAGGATCTCAGCCGCGACTACGACCGGATGGGGCTCGGCCTCCCGATCGCCGAACGCTACGTACGCCTGAACGGCGGGACAATCGCCGTGGAGAGCAGGGTTGGAGAAGGCAGCACGTTCACCGTGGCCCTGCAGAAGAGGGGGGGAGATGGGATATAA
- a CDS encoding 2,5-diamino-6-(ribosylamino)-4(3H)-pyrimidinone 5'-phosphate reductase has protein sequence MRPYVFVNLAMSADGKISTRERRQVKISGPEDFERVDLIKADADAIMVGIGTVLADNPSLTVKSSRRKGERTAAGREENPARIVVDSMARTPVDADILVKGAGKRIVAVSAAAPADRVDALRERAEVIVAGEQTVDLAALMEALAGIGIRRLMVEGGGTLIWGLFKAGLVDELRTYVGSVVIGGSGAPTPADGDGFLAEGEFPRLILAGVERIDDGVLLTWQVKKEEGDRSLRG, from the coding sequence ATGCGCCCATATGTCTTTGTCAACCTTGCCATGAGTGCGGACGGGAAGATCTCGACGCGGGAACGGCGTCAGGTGAAGATATCCGGACCTGAAGACTTTGAACGGGTAGACCTGATCAAAGCGGACGCCGACGCGATCATGGTCGGTATCGGGACGGTGCTTGCCGACAACCCCTCGCTCACCGTGAAGTCCTCAAGGCGGAAAGGGGAACGGACGGCCGCGGGACGGGAAGAGAACCCGGCCCGGATCGTCGTGGACTCGATGGCGAGAACCCCGGTCGACGCCGATATCCTCGTCAAAGGGGCCGGGAAGAGGATAGTGGCGGTATCGGCGGCAGCGCCCGCAGACCGGGTCGATGCCCTCAGGGAGCGCGCCGAGGTCATCGTTGCCGGCGAGCAGACGGTCGACCTCGCCGCCCTGATGGAGGCCCTCGCCGGGATCGGGATCAGGCGGCTGATGGTCGAAGGGGGCGGCACCCTGATCTGGGGGCTCTTTAAGGCCGGACTTGTCGACGAACTGCGCACCTATGTCGGTTCGGTCGTCATCGGCGGTTCTGGGGCGCCGACACCGGCGGATGGGGACGGTTTTCTTGCAGAAGGTGAGTTCCCGCGCCTTATTCTGGCTGGCGTGGAGCGGATCGACGACGGCGTGCTCCTGACCTGGCAGGTGAAAAAAGAGGAGGGAGATCGGTCACTTCGGGGGTAG
- a CDS encoding ferritin: protein MIRQTMLEALNRQINRELYSAYLYLSMSAWFSNRNLPGFANWMRVQMQEEQFHALKFYDYVVARGGRLIMQAIEAPPSEWESPLAVFEATYAHEQKVTAMIHDLVELAQKEKDYATYNFLQWYVNEQVEEEANDTGIIERLKMIREETNALFMLDRELATRVFTPPATGGKSAP from the coding sequence ATGATCCGCCAGACAATGCTTGAGGCGCTGAACCGCCAGATCAACCGGGAGCTCTACTCGGCCTATCTCTACCTCTCGATGTCGGCATGGTTTTCGAACCGGAACCTGCCGGGATTTGCGAACTGGATGCGGGTGCAGATGCAGGAGGAGCAGTTCCATGCCCTGAAGTTCTACGATTATGTCGTCGCCCGGGGCGGACGCCTGATCATGCAGGCGATCGAGGCCCCGCCGTCCGAATGGGAGTCCCCGCTTGCGGTCTTCGAGGCCACCTATGCCCACGAGCAGAAGGTGACGGCGATGATCCACGACCTGGTCGAACTCGCCCAGAAAGAGAAGGATTATGCCACCTACAACTTCCTGCAGTGGTATGTGAACGAGCAGGTGGAAGAGGAGGCGAACGATACCGGGATCATCGAGAGGCTGAAGATGATCAGGGAGGAGACAAACGCCCTCTTCATGCTGGACCGCGAACTGGCGACGCGCGTATTCACGCCGCCTGCAACCGGCGGCAAGAGCGCCCCCTGA
- a CDS encoding 2-oxoacid:acceptor oxidoreductase family protein, with amino-acid sequence MRWTMQDFSVLIGGKAGEGINIAGSVIARLLSACGLCVYMYYDYPSLIKGGNNFAVIRAADDQTFCTRETVDVLLALNQETIRLHAGMVREDTAVIYDSGVVKAGGTGLTLDAFVKEEEAPAITRSAGIIGGFCRTAGIPWATVEAVFARAIPRELDANLRVARRGYDASPPGSWIRVNGREALPVLTGNEGIAFGLVEAGLEGYISYPMTPSSSILHTLASYAGRFGISVVHPENETGAMLMALGAAYAGRRVAVGTSGGGFCLMTEGFSLAGMAELPVAVVLAQRPGPSTGVPTYSAQGDLLFALFAGQGEFPRIVAAPGSVEEAWYWAGALMDLSWRFQTPAILLTDKNLGEGLFSFAGAPPRPPLAPVLREGDGKYGRYQDGPGGISPLAFPGESGITVKVNSYAHDADGITTEEATTIAAMAEKRREKERAAAKALAAYPCVEVAGDRTAATALLCWGSVAGVCAEVAGRLGLRVVRPVVLSPFPEEQLASALLGVGRLIAVEENIDGQLSRLVGCHGIRVDERIGKYDGRPFFLEDLERRVGEVI; translated from the coding sequence ATGAGGTGGACAATGCAGGATTTTTCCGTACTCATCGGGGGAAAGGCTGGTGAAGGGATCAATATCGCAGGTTCGGTGATTGCACGGTTGCTATCGGCCTGTGGTCTTTGTGTGTATATGTACTACGACTATCCCTCCCTGATCAAGGGCGGGAACAATTTTGCGGTCATCAGGGCCGCGGACGATCAGACGTTCTGCACCCGGGAGACGGTCGATGTGCTGCTCGCCCTGAACCAGGAGACTATCCGGCTTCACGCAGGGATGGTGCGGGAGGATACGGCCGTCATCTATGACTCGGGGGTCGTGAAGGCCGGGGGCACCGGCCTCACCCTCGACGCCTTTGTGAAGGAGGAGGAGGCGCCGGCGATCACGCGGAGCGCCGGGATCATCGGAGGGTTCTGCAGGACGGCCGGAATTCCGTGGGCGACCGTCGAGGCCGTGTTTGCGCGGGCGATCCCGCGGGAGCTGGACGCCAACCTCAGGGTGGCCCGCCGGGGCTATGACGCCTCTCCGCCCGGTTCATGGATCCGGGTGAATGGTCGGGAAGCCCTCCCGGTCCTCACCGGCAACGAGGGGATCGCCTTCGGGCTCGTGGAGGCCGGTCTTGAAGGCTACATCTCCTACCCGATGACCCCGTCGTCGAGCATCCTGCATACCCTCGCCTCGTATGCCGGTCGTTTCGGGATCAGCGTCGTCCACCCGGAGAACGAGACCGGGGCGATGCTCATGGCCCTCGGCGCCGCCTATGCGGGTCGGCGCGTGGCGGTCGGCACCTCGGGCGGCGGGTTCTGCCTGATGACCGAGGGCTTCTCCCTTGCCGGGATGGCAGAACTCCCGGTCGCGGTCGTGCTCGCCCAGCGGCCCGGCCCCAGCACCGGTGTACCCACCTACTCCGCACAGGGCGACCTGCTCTTTGCCCTTTTTGCCGGGCAGGGCGAGTTCCCGCGCATCGTTGCGGCGCCGGGGAGCGTCGAGGAGGCATGGTACTGGGCCGGGGCCCTGATGGACCTTTCATGGCGGTTCCAGACCCCGGCGATCCTCCTGACCGACAAAAATCTTGGCGAGGGGCTCTTTTCCTTTGCCGGGGCGCCGCCGCGCCCGCCGCTTGCCCCGGTGCTCCGGGAGGGGGACGGGAAGTACGGGCGCTACCAGGACGGTCCGGGCGGCATCTCCCCCCTTGCCTTCCCGGGAGAATCAGGCATCACGGTGAAGGTGAACAGCTATGCCCACGACGCCGACGGGATCACCACCGAGGAGGCGACGACGATCGCCGCGATGGCCGAGAAGCGCAGGGAGAAGGAGCGTGCGGCGGCAAAAGCCCTTGCGGCATACCCGTGCGTGGAGGTCGCCGGCGACCGCACCGCCGCCACGGCTCTTCTCTGCTGGGGCTCGGTCGCCGGTGTCTGCGCCGAAGTGGCCGGGCGCCTCGGCCTCCGGGTGGTGCGGCCGGTGGTGCTCTCACCCTTCCCGGAAGAGCAGCTCGCATCGGCGCTTCTGGGGGTGGGCCGGCTTATCGCCGTTGAAGAGAACATCGACGGCCAGCTCTCCCGCCTCGTCGGATGCCACGGTATCCGGGTCGATGAACGGATCGGCAAATATGACGGGCGTCCCTTCTTCCTCGAAGACCTGGAGCGGCGGGTCGGGGAGGTGATCTGA
- a CDS encoding thiamine pyrophosphate-dependent enzyme, with protein MAWITGAQNTWCPGCGNFAIQHALKAVLEDLVAGGMRPEEFVLVSGIGCHAKIADYMAMNSFYSIHGRGAAVAGGIALANPDLRVISCAGDGDAYAEGLDHLIFAAKRNTEMTAVVHDNRVYGLTTGQYTPTSYEGFRGRSTPEGVRERPINPLELMLASGATFVARAYTRKIDHLKTVLKAAILHRGFSFIDVLQICATYNNLTDYYAPRVYEVEGHDAGDFDAAMRLAREWDYSADAPIALGVIYDSDAPSDPWPRMNGGGAEERAEEIRRILLEKT; from the coding sequence ATGGCCTGGATCACCGGGGCGCAGAACACCTGGTGCCCGGGCTGCGGGAACTTCGCCATACAGCATGCCCTCAAGGCGGTCCTCGAAGACCTGGTCGCCGGTGGGATGCGCCCTGAAGAGTTCGTGCTCGTCTCCGGGATCGGCTGCCACGCCAAGATTGCCGATTATATGGCGATGAACTCTTTTTACTCCATCCACGGCAGGGGTGCGGCGGTTGCCGGCGGGATCGCCCTTGCAAACCCGGACCTGCGGGTGATCTCCTGCGCCGGCGACGGTGACGCCTACGCGGAAGGGCTCGATCATCTCATCTTCGCCGCAAAGCGGAACACGGAGATGACGGCGGTCGTCCATGACAACCGGGTCTACGGCCTCACCACCGGCCAGTATACGCCCACCTCGTACGAGGGGTTCAGGGGCCGGTCCACGCCCGAAGGCGTCCGCGAGCGCCCGATCAACCCGCTCGAATTGATGCTCGCCTCAGGGGCGACCTTTGTCGCGCGCGCCTATACGCGAAAGATCGACCACTTGAAGACCGTCCTGAAAGCGGCCATCCTTCACCGCGGTTTTTCCTTTATCGACGTCCTGCAGATCTGCGCCACCTACAACAACCTCACCGACTATTATGCCCCGCGGGTCTACGAGGTCGAGGGGCACGACGCCGGAGACTTCGATGCGGCAATGCGGCTGGCGCGTGAATGGGACTACTCGGCCGACGCACCGATCGCTCTCGGCGTCATCTACGACTCAGACGCCCCCTCGGATCCCTGGCCCCGGATGAATGGCGGGGGGGCAGAAGAGCGGGCTGAGGAGATCAGGAGGATCCTGCTGGAGAAGACCTGA
- a CDS encoding response regulator — MGYNILVVDDDRVTLEMMDLILHRIGYEPLIPQSIPDALEIAGKRRPDLILLDVQMAPVDGWKFLDALFEGRTGADIPVMLFTARHLLPEEYARYGRRVVGVLEKPISPLELKEALDRYFSGAGTGK, encoded by the coding sequence ATGGGATATAACATCCTTGTCGTGGACGACGACCGGGTCACCCTCGAGATGATGGACCTGATCCTCCACAGGATCGGCTATGAACCATTGATCCCGCAGAGCATCCCTGATGCGCTGGAGATCGCCGGGAAAAGGAGGCCGGACCTGATCCTCCTGGACGTGCAGATGGCGCCGGTGGACGGATGGAAGTTCCTCGACGCACTTTTTGAGGGGAGAACAGGAGCGGATATCCCGGTGATGCTCTTCACCGCCCGCCACCTGCTGCCAGAAGAATATGCACGATACGGACGGCGCGTCGTCGGGGTGCTGGAAAAGCCGATCTCTCCCCTCGAACTGAAAGAGGCACTGGACAGGTATTTTTCAGGAGCAGGGACAGGCAAGTGA
- a CDS encoding zinc ribbon domain-containing protein, with the protein MIVAKTLSDRVHSCPHCGLVMDRDQNAAINIMRLGLQSQG; encoded by the coding sequence ATGATCGTCGCAAAGACACTTTCTGATCGTGTTCATTCCTGCCCGCATTGTGGGTTGGTGATGGATCGCGACCAGAACGCGGCGATCAACATTATGAGATTGGGGCTGCAATCTCAGGGGTAA
- a CDS encoding secondary thiamine-phosphate synthase enzyme YjbQ — MVYQEEIIVSTGGEGDIVDITPAVRRCVGNSGIDGGVCSLFVVGSTAALTTIEYEDGVLDDLREALERFAPKDAVYAHDRRWGDGNGRSHVRASLVGPALSVPVRDGSPVIGTWQQVVLLELDVRPRRERTVVCTVLP, encoded by the coding sequence ATGGTCTACCAGGAAGAGATCATCGTTAGTACCGGCGGCGAGGGGGACATCGTCGACATTACTCCGGCGGTGCGGCGGTGCGTCGGTAACAGTGGGATTGATGGGGGAGTGTGCAGCCTCTTTGTCGTCGGGTCGACGGCGGCCCTGACGACGATCGAGTACGAGGACGGCGTCCTCGACGACCTGCGCGAGGCGCTCGAACGGTTCGCCCCGAAGGATGCGGTCTATGCCCACGACCGTCGGTGGGGAGACGGCAACGGGCGGTCGCATGTTCGGGCATCGCTTGTCGGACCGGCGCTGAGCGTGCCGGTGCGCGACGGCTCCCCGGTCATCGGGACCTGGCAGCAGGTCGTCCTCCTCGAACTCGATGTCAGGCCGCGGCGCGAGCGGACGGTCGTCTGCACCGTCCTGCCGTAA